One Candidatus Nitrososphaera evergladensis SR1 genomic window carries:
- a CDS encoding DNA polymerase domain-containing protein, translating into MTVKGWLLDAYPSEDKMVFWVKQENGKTIRLESSWTPSIYVATDNKSDFSAILHDPELPSMVRAHEVVSRYERVIDREESKVLRLELSKSSVATRLAERIELLGPFGKFRLYNVDLLPAQSYLYEHELFPLAYCEVNPSSPVLKWDVLDDVWSTDYTVPDLKILNLDVSLRKEAKLPRFSDKVASITLAGKDGKKIMVEAKSEIEIFQALEREIARIDPDFILVQDGDSFVFPYLIHRAAENGVSLSLSRESTRLRKPKKEGTSYFSYGRIQFKPTAVKLRGRIHIDTRNSFTLDETGLHGLYEIARICRMPLHTASRASIGKCLSSLQFYHAHKKGLLVPWKPVLVEHFKTYGELLVADRGGFLFEPRTGVYEQAAEFDFASLYPSIMFQKNVSAETVRCPCCPDSKERVPELGYNICEKRRGIVPQALKIVIKKRAMYKELKKNATDDIQKAIYDERQSVLKWINVTSFGYLGFNNAKFGRIDAHIAVCAFDRQLFLQATRIAERMGFRVLHGIVDSLWLQKQNATMDDYAALKEAIECETGFSISFEGVYKWIVFFQSKESDELPAANRYFGAFQDGSLKIRGIEARRHDTPPLFVKFQHHILKIMARGDSIADVRLLMTEVRQVFDDYAAAIRDGRVSADDLVFTKQLSKDAGQYQERNTIENNSMSQLAREGKSLKAGQILRYVITDYYRDRHTTPEEFLDEKTQIDSKKYVEILAEMCNSVTEPFGLRIKPDDDKGGHHQLQL; encoded by the coding sequence TCTAGGTACGAGCGCGTCATAGATAGAGAAGAGTCCAAGGTCCTGCGGCTGGAGCTGAGCAAATCCAGCGTGGCGACGCGGCTTGCAGAAAGGATAGAGCTTCTTGGCCCGTTTGGCAAGTTCAGGCTGTACAACGTCGACCTTTTGCCCGCGCAGTCGTATTTGTATGAGCATGAACTCTTTCCGCTGGCGTATTGCGAGGTTAACCCCTCCAGTCCCGTGCTCAAGTGGGATGTCTTGGACGATGTCTGGTCCACCGACTACACAGTGCCTGATCTCAAAATCCTGAATCTTGACGTCAGCCTCAGAAAAGAAGCAAAGCTTCCAAGGTTCAGCGACAAGGTAGCGTCGATTACTCTTGCCGGAAAGGACGGCAAAAAAATAATGGTTGAAGCCAAATCCGAAATAGAGATCTTTCAAGCGCTTGAGAGAGAAATCGCAAGGATTGACCCCGACTTTATACTCGTACAAGACGGGGACTCTTTTGTCTTTCCGTACCTCATCCACAGGGCGGCAGAAAACGGCGTCTCCCTTTCATTGAGCAGAGAGTCTACGCGGCTGAGAAAGCCAAAGAAGGAAGGAACGTCGTACTTTTCGTACGGCAGGATACAGTTCAAGCCCACAGCCGTCAAGCTGCGAGGCAGGATCCATATCGACACCCGCAATTCGTTCACGCTGGACGAAACGGGGCTGCACGGCCTGTACGAGATAGCAAGGATATGCCGGATGCCCCTTCACACTGCCTCAAGGGCCTCGATAGGCAAGTGCCTGAGCAGCCTGCAGTTCTACCATGCCCACAAGAAGGGGCTGCTTGTACCGTGGAAACCGGTGCTGGTAGAACATTTCAAGACCTACGGAGAATTGCTGGTTGCAGACAGGGGCGGCTTTCTCTTTGAGCCAAGAACAGGAGTCTATGAACAGGCGGCAGAGTTTGACTTTGCTTCCCTCTATCCATCCATAATGTTCCAGAAAAACGTCTCTGCCGAGACGGTCAGATGCCCTTGCTGCCCCGACTCTAAGGAAAGGGTCCCAGAGCTGGGCTACAACATCTGCGAGAAAAGAAGAGGGATTGTCCCGCAGGCGCTTAAAATAGTCATCAAGAAACGAGCCATGTACAAAGAACTGAAAAAGAACGCAACAGACGACATACAAAAAGCAATTTACGATGAAAGGCAGTCCGTACTAAAATGGATTAATGTCACATCCTTTGGCTACCTTGGGTTCAACAATGCGAAATTTGGCAGGATAGACGCCCATATCGCGGTCTGCGCTTTTGACAGACAGCTTTTCCTTCAGGCCACCAGAATAGCTGAAAGGATGGGCTTTAGGGTCCTGCACGGGATTGTTGATTCGCTATGGCTGCAGAAGCAAAACGCGACTATGGACGACTACGCCGCATTGAAAGAAGCGATAGAGTGTGAGACGGGCTTTTCCATTTCTTTTGAAGGTGTCTACAAGTGGATAGTATTTTTCCAGTCCAAGGAAAGCGACGAGCTTCCAGCGGCCAACCGGTATTTCGGAGCTTTTCAGGACGGAAGCCTGAAGATAAGGGGAATAGAGGCCCGGCGACACGATACTCCTCCTCTTTTCGTAAAGTTCCAGCACCACATCTTGAAGATAATGGCAAGAGGCGACAGTATAGCCGATGTCAGATTGCTAATGACAGAGGTCCGACAGGTCTTTGATGACTATGCTGCCGCCATTAGAGATGGCAGGGTCTCTGCAGATGACCTGGTGTTTACCAAGCAATTATCAAAAGATGCCGGCCAATATCAAGAGCGAAATACAATTGAAAATAATTCAATGTCCCAGCTTGCCAGAGAAGGCAAGAGCCTGAAGGCGGGGCAGATATTGAGATACGTAATTACCGACTACTACCGCGATAGGCACACTACGCCAGAGGAGTTCCTAGATGAAAAAACGCAAATTGATTCAAAGAAATATGTCGAAATTCTTGCAGAAATGTGCAATTCTGTAACCGAACCGTTTGGCCTGCGAATAAAACCCGATGATGACAAAGGAGGCCACCATCAGTTGCAGCTATAG
- a CDS encoding O-methyltransferase: MVKTSRNEKLWRVISKLDRQSGNEKSGRARVKSGEEMLAITADTGMFFHILLKAIKARRVLEVGTSTGFSTLWLADAVGKSGKVVTIENDPLKIARAKKNFRDAGVDKIIKVRQGSALDVLHKLKGKRFDFVLLDADKENIIKYFDLVLQLVRVGGIIAADNMLFPPPYRPTMRKYARHAQSHPQVQSVTVPIGMGEEITIKLR; this comes from the coding sequence GTGGTAAAAACTAGCAGGAACGAAAAACTCTGGCGCGTCATATCCAAGCTCGACAGGCAGTCTGGGAATGAAAAAAGCGGCAGGGCGCGGGTCAAGTCCGGCGAGGAAATGCTTGCCATCACCGCCGACACCGGCATGTTCTTCCATATCCTCCTCAAGGCGATCAAGGCAAGGCGCGTGCTTGAAGTCGGCACGTCGACCGGGTTTTCCACGCTCTGGCTCGCAGATGCCGTCGGCAAAAGTGGCAAGGTCGTTACCATAGAAAACGATCCGCTAAAGATAGCAAGGGCAAAAAAGAACTTCCGAGATGCCGGCGTCGACAAAATAATCAAGGTGCGGCAGGGGTCTGCCCTTGATGTCCTTCATAAACTGAAGGGGAAAAGGTTTGATTTCGTGCTCCTTGACGCTGACAAGGAGAACATCATCAAGTATTTCGATCTCGTCCTGCAGCTGGTAAGGGTCGGGGGCATAATCGCTGCAGACAACATGCTCTTTCCTCCACCTTACCGCCCGACGATGAGAAAATATGCACGCCACGCGCAGAGCCATCCGCAGGTTCAGTCGGTAACCGTGCCGATAGGGATGGGCGAGGAGATCACGATAAAGCTGCGCTAG
- the pyrB gene encoding aspartate carbamoyltransferase, with protein sequence MPNNHFYDRDIVSIKDFSKADLEYVFSATDKIRTMKPGERGELGRGRTLGYIFYEPSTRTRMSFEAAMASLGGSFIGISELKSSSVEKGESLADTIRVIDLYSDVIVLRHPMDGSSRFAAELSQNPIINAGSGSEEHPTQALLDLYTIMKEKGRIDGLSIAIVGDLKYGRTVYSLLYGLANYRVDVHLVSPPSLAVRKESIYDVQGKLKIKEHHELDDVLAHADVLYVTRIQRERFPDVQEYEKVKGSYTVDSATLEKAKQDVAVMHPLPRLDEISHSIDHTKNAVYFRQAANGKELRAALLALMLNESPPL encoded by the coding sequence ATGCCCAACAACCACTTTTACGACCGCGACATCGTCTCGATAAAGGATTTTTCAAAAGCCGACCTAGAGTACGTCTTTTCGGCAACCGACAAGATAAGGACGATGAAGCCGGGCGAGCGCGGAGAGCTTGGAAGGGGCAGGACGCTTGGCTACATATTTTACGAGCCAAGCACGAGGACCAGGATGAGCTTTGAGGCTGCGATGGCGTCGCTTGGCGGAAGTTTCATCGGCATTTCAGAGTTGAAATCGTCATCGGTGGAAAAAGGCGAGAGCCTTGCAGACACCATCAGGGTTATCGACCTTTACTCTGACGTCATTGTATTGAGGCATCCCATGGACGGCTCTAGCAGGTTTGCCGCAGAGCTTTCTCAGAATCCGATAATAAACGCGGGGAGCGGGAGCGAGGAGCACCCGACCCAGGCACTGCTTGACCTCTACACGATCATGAAGGAAAAGGGCAGAATCGACGGGCTTTCAATAGCAATCGTTGGCGACCTGAAATACGGCAGGACCGTGTATTCTCTCCTGTACGGCCTTGCCAACTATCGCGTCGACGTACACCTCGTGTCGCCTCCGTCTCTTGCTGTGAGAAAAGAGTCGATATACGACGTGCAGGGCAAGCTAAAGATAAAGGAACACCACGAGCTTGATGATGTGCTTGCGCACGCTGACGTGCTGTACGTGACAAGGATCCAGCGCGAGCGCTTTCCGGACGTGCAAGAGTACGAGAAGGTCAAGGGCTCGTACACCGTTGACAGCGCTACACTTGAAAAGGCAAAGCAGGATGTGGCGGTGATGCACCCGCTGCCGAGACTTGACGAGATATCCCACTCGATTGACCACACAAAGAACGCGGTCTATTTCAGGCAGGCGGCAAACGGAAAAGAGTTGCGAGCGGCGCTTTTGGCGCTGATGCTAAACGAGAGCCCTCCGCTATAG
- a CDS encoding DUF1801 domain-containing protein has translation MPKRTVSPEEILEGHAPEVRTITNRLRAIISKTVEGASEAGYPGWHAIGYRHPAVGYFCGIFPAKDRVKLYFEYGHPFLTRTGSCLEGPRCGRDAT, from the coding sequence ATGCCAAAGCGTACCGTTTCGCCTGAAGAGATACTTGAGGGACATGCGCCGGAGGTAAGGACAATTACAAACCGGCTGCGTGCGATAATCAGCAAGACTGTCGAGGGTGCCTCGGAGGCAGGTTATCCCGGCTGGCACGCAATAGGCTACAGGCATCCTGCCGTCGGCTATTTCTGCGGCATCTTTCCAGCAAAAGACAGGGTAAAACTGTACTTTGAATACGGCCATCCCTTCCTGACCCGGACAGGCTCTTGCTTGGAGGGCCCAAGATGCGGCAGGGACGCTACCTAG